The following coding sequences lie in one Flagellimonas eckloniae genomic window:
- the rpiB gene encoding ribose 5-phosphate isomerase B has translation MKIAIGNDHAGTDYKLAIIGLLKSKGIEVINYGTDGTDSVDYPDFAHPVAKDVEEGTVDLGIVICGSGNGASMTINKHQKVRGALCWTKEITALAREHNDANVLSLPARFIALQQALEMVETFLNTEFEGGRHERRVEKIACR, from the coding sequence ATGAAAATAGCTATAGGTAACGACCATGCAGGAACCGATTATAAGTTAGCAATTATTGGCTTATTAAAGTCCAAAGGCATTGAGGTTATAAATTACGGAACTGATGGCACTGATAGTGTTGACTATCCAGATTTTGCACATCCTGTTGCAAAAGATGTTGAAGAAGGAACAGTTGACCTTGGCATTGTTATTTGCGGTAGTGGAAACGGAGCAAGTATGACCATAAACAAACATCAAAAGGTTAGGGGAGCTCTTTGTTGGACGAAGGAAATTACTGCTTTGGCAAGAGAGCATAATGATGCCAATGTTTTAAGTCTTCCTGCTAGATTTATTGCGCTGCAACAAGCTTTGGAAATGGTGGAAACTTTTTTGAACACTGAATTTGAAGGGGGTCGCCACGAAAGAAGAGTTGAAAAAATAGCTTGCAGATAG
- a CDS encoding cation diffusion facilitator family transporter encodes MGHHHHGHSHTHDDLKGRNLLISILLNIAITISQVIGGIISGSLALLSDALHNFSDVLSLIISYIATLLGKRKASSHKTFGYKRAEIMAAFVNAATLVVVAVILMIEAVERLLEPQEIESNLVIWLSLIGIAANGFSVLLLKKNSEENMNMKSAYLHLLTDMMASVAVLIGGLLMKFFQLYWVDALLTMAIGVYLIYMGYDLLKESTKVLMLFTPKSIVVKEIVESICTIEPVKNVHHVHIWQLNEEEIHLEAHIDFKEDIKLSEFDAILEQIEEHVYHKHGINHVNIQPEFDKCDSKNVIVQD; translated from the coding sequence ATGGGGCATCACCACCATGGTCACTCACATACACATGACGATTTAAAAGGGAGAAACCTTTTAATATCAATTCTTCTTAATATTGCCATTACGATTTCTCAAGTAATAGGTGGAATCATCTCTGGAAGCCTTGCCCTATTATCAGATGCGCTTCATAATTTTAGCGATGTACTTTCCTTAATAATAAGTTATATAGCTACCCTTCTTGGAAAAAGGAAGGCGTCCAGCCATAAAACATTTGGATATAAAAGAGCGGAAATTATGGCTGCGTTTGTAAATGCGGCCACCTTGGTTGTTGTTGCGGTTATTCTTATGATTGAAGCTGTGGAAAGATTGCTTGAACCACAAGAAATAGAGTCTAATCTAGTAATCTGGTTATCTTTAATAGGTATAGCGGCAAATGGTTTTAGCGTGCTTTTATTGAAAAAGAATTCCGAAGAAAACATGAACATGAAATCCGCATATCTACATTTATTGACCGATATGATGGCGTCTGTTGCAGTCCTTATAGGTGGGCTTTTAATGAAGTTTTTTCAGCTGTACTGGGTAGATGCGCTGTTGACAATGGCCATTGGGGTATATCTGATTTATATGGGATATGATTTATTGAAGGAATCCACAAAAGTGTTGATGTTGTTCACCCCAAAATCTATAGTCGTGAAAGAAATAGTGGAATCCATATGTACAATTGAACCAGTTAAAAATGTACACCACGTACATATCTGGCAATTAAATGAAGAGGAAATACATTTAGAGGCACATATTGATTTCAAAGAGGATATCAAACTTTCTGAGTTTGACGCAATATTGGAACAAATAGAGGAACATGTCTATCATAAACATGGAATTAACCATGTGAACATTCAGCCAGAATTTGATAAATGTGACTCAAAAAACGTAATTGTACAGGATTGA
- a CDS encoding GNAT family N-acetyltransferase codes for MDVMVKTFEELSNLELYQILRLRSEVFVVEQDCVYQDLDNKDQKAIHVLGVKNNNVVAYTRIFKPGDYFDNASIGRVVVEKNERKYGYGKEIMTASLKEIGKSFPATPIELSAQIYLIKFYVALGFSSIGEEYLEDGIPHIRMVKE; via the coding sequence ATGGATGTAATGGTAAAAACATTTGAAGAATTATCCAATTTGGAGCTTTACCAAATACTGAGATTACGGAGTGAGGTATTTGTGGTAGAACAGGACTGCGTGTACCAGGATTTGGATAATAAAGATCAGAAAGCAATACATGTTTTAGGTGTTAAAAACAACAATGTGGTTGCATATACAAGAATTTTCAAGCCCGGCGATTATTTTGATAATGCCAGTATAGGTAGGGTAGTGGTGGAGAAAAATGAACGAAAATATGGTTATGGAAAAGAAATTATGACCGCATCCCTCAAAGAAATAGGCAAGAGCTTCCCAGCAACTCCAATAGAACTTTCTGCACAGATATACCTTATAAAATTTTATGTCGCTTTGGGCTTTTCCTCTATTGGAGAGGAATATTTAGAGGATGGCATTCCACACATTCGTATGGTCAAGGAATAA